A single window of Candoia aspera isolate rCanAsp1 chromosome 3, rCanAsp1.hap2, whole genome shotgun sequence DNA harbors:
- the LOC134493326 gene encoding E3 ubiquitin-protein ligase RNF182-like, which produces MSLPGSAAAHETECGICCERFDRRARRPKLLSCHHQACARCLRRMADVGKSPGSLSCPFCRQETPVPGEDVGQLPDDGRALALLCGQGGTPPSPEVLLCPGVLEPFVGGKHRSSDCLVITLLEVPEDAAAPDGLGMVDVVRFYRPPSLASLPCHGPLPVCRSCGTWRAVPRCLLGLLGLVYFSSLPLGIYLLLVERPSLGLVLVSLVPSTLLLCIFYSLCQCACQEIFDFPA; this is translated from the coding sequence ATGTCTCTCCCTGGCTCCGCGGCGGCCCACGAGACGGAGTGCGGCATCTGCTGCGAGAGGTTTGACCGGCGCGCCCGGCGGCCCAAGCTGCTCAGCTGCCACCACCAGGCGTGTGCCAGGTGCCTGCGCAGGATGGCGGACGTCGGCAAGTCCCCCGGGAGCCTCAGCTGCCCCTTCTGCCGGCAGGAGACGCCTGTGCCGGGCGAGGACGTGGGGCAGCTGCCCGACGACGGCCGGGCGCTGGCGCTGCTCTGCGGGCAGGGGGGCACCCCGCCGTCCCCAGAGGTGCTGCTGTGCCCGGGCGTCCTGGAGCCCTTCGTAGGCGGCAAGCACCGCTCCTCGGACTGCCTGGTCATCACCCTGCTGGAGGTGCCGGAGGACGCGGCGGCGCCCGACGGGCTGGGGATGGTGGACGTGGTGCGCTTCTACCGCCCGCCCAGCCTGGCCTCCTTGCCCTGCCACGGGCCACTGCCCGTGTGCCGGTCGTGCGGAACCTGGCGGGCCGTCCCCCGGTGCCTCCTCGGCCTCCTCGGCCTGGTGTACTTCAGCTCCCTGCCTCTGGGCATCTACCTGCTGCTTGTGGAGCGCCCCAGCCTGGGCCTCGTCCTCGTCAGTCTGGTGCCCTCCACCCTCCTCCTCTGCATCTTCTACAGCCTCTGCCAGTGCGCCTGCCAGGAGATCTTTGACTTCCCCGCGTGA
- the PCIF1 gene encoding mRNA (2'-O-methyladenosine-N(6)-)-methyltransferase, producing MANENHGSSREEAALMSHSPGTSHQNQPSSPKPARLVQDLPDELVQAGWEKCWSKRENRPYYFNRFTNQSLWEMPLLGQHDVLSDPLGLNAAPMPAEGGAGEVATAESRMWKRRLSEEGQPSGNSAKKPKIEAPGNPTAQPVPNISSTPGTPLLKVWGISPEDRQTALLRPTEVYWDLDIPTNAVIKQRAPSEVLTPHPEVELLRSQLMLKLRQHYRELCQQREGIDPPRESFNRWMLERKVVDKGTDPLLPSNCEPVVSPSMFREIMNDIPIRLSRIKFREEAKRLLFKYAEAAKRLIESRSASPDSRKVVKWNVEDTFSWLRRDRSASKEDYMDRLEHLRKQCGPHVSAAAKDSVEGICSKIYHISLEYVKRIREKHLAILKEHNISVEVEAPEVQDRLVYCYPVRLAVPSPPLPNVEMHVENSLVCVRYKGEMVKVSRSYFSKLWLLYRYSCIDDPGFEHFLPRVWCLLRRYQMMFGIGLYEGTGLQGALPVHVFEALHKLFGVSFECFASPLNCYFKQYCSAFLDTDGYFGSRGPCLDFFPISGSFQANPPFCEELMDATVSHFEKLLEASSEPLSFIVFIPEWRDPPTPALTRMEQSRFKRQQLVLPAFDHEYRSGSQHICKKEEMYYKAVHNTAVLFLQNGAGFAKWEPTQERLQELATTYKHSGRTLAAATAAAAAAAASSASDKDQEVVQEQSTSREPTPN from the exons ATGGCCAATGAGAACCACGGCAGCTCCAGGGAGGAAGCTGCTCTGATGAGCCACTCTCCCGGCACCTCCCACCAGAACCAGCCAAGCTCCCCCAAACCCGCCCGTCTGGTGCAGGATTTGCCAG ATGAGCTGGTGCAGGCGGGCTGGGAGAAGTGCTGGAGCAAACGCGAGAACCGCCCTTACTACTTCAACCGCTTCACCAACCAGTCCCTCTGGGAGATGCCATTGTTGGGGCAACATGACGTCCTT TCTGACCCTCTGGGTCTGAATGCTGCTCCGATGCCTGCCGAAGGGGGAGCCGGTGAAGTTGCCACTGCTGAAAGCAGGATGTGGAAACGGAGGCTCTCTGAGGAGGGTCAGCCCAGTGGCAACAGTGCGAAAAAGCCCAAG ATAGAGGCACCAGGAAACCCCACAGCCCAGCCAGTCCCAAACATTTCCAGCACCCCCGGGACGCCCCTGCTGAAGGTGTGGGGCATCTCTCCTGAAGACAGACAGACGGCTCTCTTGCGACCAACCGA AGTCTACTGGGACTTGGACATCCcaaccaatgcagtcattaagcagagGGCACCCTCAGAGGTGCTGACCCCACACCCAGAGGTGGAGCTGCTCCGATCCCAGTTGATGCTGAAGTTGCGGCAGCATTACCGGGAGCTCTGCCAGCAGCGAGAGG gaatCGATCCACCACGAGAGTCCTTCAACCGCTGGATGCTCGAGCGAAAGGTGGTAGACAAAGGGACGGATCCGTTGCTACCGAGCAACTGCGAGCCTGTGGTGTCTCCTTCCATGTTCCGAGAAATCATGAATGACATTCCTATCAG ATTGTCGCGAATCAAGTTCCGGGAAGAAGCCAAGCGGCTGCTTTTCAAATACGCTGAGGCTGCAAAGCGGCTCATTGAATCCAG GAGCGCCTCTCCAGACAGCAGGAAGGTGGTGAAGTGGAACGTAGAAGACACCTTCAGCTGGCTGCGGCGGGACCGCTCCGCCTCCAAGGAAGACTACATG GACCGCCTGGAGCACTTGCGCAAGCAGTGTGGCCCCCACGTCTCTGCTGCAGCAAAGGACTCGGTAGAGGGCATTTGCAGCAAGATCTACCACATCTCCCTGGAGTATGTCAAGCGCATTCGCGAGAAGCACCTGGCCATCCTCAAGGAACACAACATATCCG TCGAGGTAGAGGCTCCTGAGGTGCAGGACCGGCTTGTTTACTGCTACCCGGTGCGGCTGGCCGTCCCATCTCCCCCGCTGCCAAACGTGGAGATGCATGTGGAAAACAGCCTGGTCTGCGTGCGCTACAAGGGCGAGATGGTGAAAGTCAGCCGCAGCTACTTCAGCAAGTTG TGGCTGCTCTATCGATACAGCTGCATCGACGACCCTGGCTTTGAGCACTTCCTGCCGAGGGTTTGGTGCCTTCTCCGCAGGTACCAG ATGATGTTCGGCATTGGGCTCTACGAAGGGACCGGCCTGCAGGGGGCTCTTCCCGTGCATGTCTTCGAAGCCCTTCACAAGCTCTTCGGGGTGAGCTTTGAGTGCTTCGCCTCCCCCTTGAACTGCTACTTCAAGCAATACTGCTCAGCCTTCCTCGACACGGACGGGTACTTTGGGTCTAGAGG gCCCTGCCTGGACTTCTTCCCCATCAGCGGCTCGTTTCAGGCAAACCCCCCCTTCTGCGAGGAGTTGATGGACGCCACAGTGTCCCACTTCGAG AAACTCCTGGAGGCATCCAGTGAGCCCCTGTCGTTCATCGTCTTCATCCCTGAGTGGCGAGACCCCCCGACGCCGGCCCTGACCCGCATGGAGCAGAGCCGCTTCAAGCGGCAGCAGCTCGTCCTCCCAGCCTTTGACCATGAGTACCGCAGCGGCTCCCAGCACATTTGCAAAAA GGAGGAGATGTACTACAAGGCAGTGCACAACACGGCGGTCCTGTTCCTGCAGAACGGCGCAGGCTTCGCCAAGTGGGAGCCCACGCAGGAGCGCCTGCAGGAGCTGGCCACCACTTACAAGCACTCGGGGCGGACCCtggccgccgccaccgccgccgccgccgccgccgccgcctcttcgGCTTCGGACAAGGATCAGGAGGTGGTCCAGGAGCAGAGCACCAGCCGAGAGCCGACCCCCAACTGA
- the PLTP gene encoding phospholipid transfer protein isoform X2, whose translation MPLRRILLLLTWLGPASATAHTPACKMRITSKGLELVKQEGLRFVEQELESISIPDLHGKEGQFHYNISNIKVTHLQLNFSELHFQPSQHLAFRINNGSISVHFQRQLLYWFFYDIGSIKTSAEGVNIHTLLRLSRDKGGRLKIANMSCNASIARMHAGFSGTLRKVYEFLAILITTGMRYLLNQQICPVLNHAGLVLLNSLLDTVPVRNPVDEYIGSDYSLLNDPHVTAEAIDLNFKGTFFPLQSENETLPSLAAEPRITETERMVYMALSEHFFDSALFSYYRAGVLSMEFAGDEVPKDLQVLLRASFFGSIVLMSPDVVDAPLTLTLQVTEAPRCIIRPSGTSVPVTALLNIFLAPPGQPLILLSSLTMEARLSAKVVLQKKALRVHLDLRRFRIYSNQSALESLALLPLQVLLKTLLQVKVILFINGRCREGPPGEVLTEGAGAGRKLGA comes from the exons ATGCCTTTGCGTCGCATCCTGTTGCTGctgacctggctgggcccagccTCTGCGACTGCCCACACCCCTGCCTGCAAAATGAGGATCACGTCCAAGGGCTTGGAGCTGG TGAAGCAGGAGGGGCTGCGCTTCGTGGAGCAGGAGCTGGAGAGCATCTCCATCCCTGACCTGCATGGCAAAGAGGGCCAGTTCCACTACAACATCAGCAA CATAAAGGTGACCCATCTGCAGCTAAATTTTTCTGAGCTCCACTTCCAGCCCTCACAGCACCTGGCCTTCAGAATCAACAATGGCTCCATCAGTGTGCATTTCCAACGCCAGCTCCTGTACTGGTTCTT CTATGACATCGGCTCCATCAAGACGTCAGCTGAAGGAGTCAACATCCACACACTGCTGAGGCTCTCCAGAGACAAGGGAGGACGACTCAAGATCGCCAATATGAGCTGCAATGCTTCCATTGCCCGAATGCATGCAGGATTCAGCGGCACACTTCG AAAGGTGTATGAATTCCTGGCCATACTGATCACCACAGGGATGCGCTACCTCCTCAATCAACAG ATCTGCCCTGTGCTCAACCACGCGGGGCTGGTGCTGCTCAACTCCCTGCTAGACACTGTGCCCG TGCGCAATCCTGTGGATGAATACATTGGCAGCGACTACTCTCTCCTGAATGACCCCCATGTCACTGCTGAGGCCATAGACCTAAATTTCAAG GGCACGTTCTTCCCTTTGCAAAGTGAGAACGAAACTCTGCCCAGCCTGGCCGCAGAGCCTCGCATCACCGAGACGGAGCGCATGGTCTACATGGCCCTCTCTGAGCACTTCTTTGATTCGGCCCTCTTCTCCTACTACCGGGCGGGGGTGCTAAGCATGGAGTTTGCGGGTGACGAG GTGCCAAAGGACTTGCAGGTGTTGCTGAGAGCCTCCTTCTTTGGAAGCATTGTGCTGATG AGCCCTGATGTGGTGGACGCGCCCCTGACTCTGACGCTCCAGGTCACCGAAGCCCCTCGCTGCATCATCAGGCCCTCTGGCACGTCCGTCCCGGTCACAGCCCTGCTCAACATCTTCTTGGCCCCCCCGGGCCAGCCCCTGATCCTGCTTTCCAGCCTGACTATG GAAGCCCGGTTAAGTGCCAAGGTGGTGCTTCAGAAAAAGGCTCTTCGGGTGCATCTGGATCTCCGAAG GTTCCGGATCTACTCCAACCAGTCAGCGCTTGAATCATTGGCA